The window AGAAGAAGTGAAGAAAACAATAGACTCCATGAAAACAAAAACCTCATCTGGCCTAGATAACATCTCATCAAAACTAGCAAAAATCTGTAAAGAAGAAATTTCTGATCCCCTAACACACATCATAAACATATCCTTACAACAAGGGATTTaccctgaaaaactaaaaacagcAAAAGTATACCCGAAATACAAAAAAGGACCAACCACCGACATGACTAGCTACCGACCAATATCACTCATATCCACCttctccaaaattattgaaaaaatagtactgGAAAGACTTTTACAATATCTTGAGCACAATAGCCTACTAACTAAACATCAGCATGGTTTCATGAAAGGACGATCCACAACCACGGCCTTGATTCAACTTATAGAGCATGTCATAGACAAACTGGAAGAGGGCCACACTGCTACTAGTTTATTCTTAGACTttacaaaagcatttgactgcttaAATCATAAACGCCTTcttcaaaaactaaaaagcatgGGTGTAAAAGATAAAACTGCAGATTGGTTCTGGAACTACCTAAACAACAGGAAACAACTGGTGGAAATCCAATacactaaaaacaatttattagaaaaagttcAGTCAAAAACTGCCGACATGCAGatgggagtgccacaaggatcagtgCTGGGCCCGGTCCTGTTCCTACTGCTTACGAACGACCTACCTGACTACCTAGAGCACATCTGCCACACAAccatgtacgcagatgacactgTCATAACAATATCTAACAAAACCACGCAACACCTTGCCAGAAGTCTAAGCAGCGCCCTAATCACAACAAAACAATACTGCATCTCGAACAACTTAGTGCTAAATGacaataaaactgttcaaataaaCTTCTCCACCAGGCAAAAAAATACACATCTTCCAATCACTGACCtagaaacaaaaaaaccaaacaaatcacCTTGGTATATTAATTGACGAACATATAACCTGGAAAGCACACACTGAACAGCTTTGCAAAAAATTAAGCACCAGCATATTTGTAATACGCagaattaaacagattagcaATAAAGACGCAGCTAAAACAGCCTACTTTTCACTATTTGAGACACATCTCAGATATGGTATAGCACTATGGGGAGGAACAGCTAACTGCAACATGGAGAAGATCCTCAGGCAGCAAAAACTAGCAATAAGAGCTCTAGAAGGACTCCAATACCAAGAAAGCTGCCGGGAAGCATTTAGAAAATTGAAGATCCTCACAGTAGTAAACTTGTACATCCTAGAAGTAATTCTGCATACGGTACACTCAAGAAAAACTAGAAACAGAGACCTTCACCAGTATCACACACGCCATGTCCTTGACTTCACACTGCCTGTACACCACCTGAGCCTCACAGCCAGGAAACCATCATATAAGGGAGCAGCCTACTTCAATAAACTTCCAGAATCCCTAAAGAATGAACCACCCAAAcgtttaaaaaaagcattaacTGCCTGGCTACAAGAGAGACCGTTTTACTcagaaagtgaatttttaaacttgtaacttAGATTAAGCTATGTAATTTTTGTACAACCATGAAATCTGTACCAATGACGCATGTACTGTTCTCAACGAACATGTCAATAAAGTGTATTGCCTATTGCCTATTGCCTATCACTTTAAAACTCATATTGTTTAAAACAGGAATAATAAAACATcatataataagatattttgaCGTTTTAATCTTTAGATGAAGATGTTGTTATTTACTGACTAATTTTTGTAATGTGCCAACATTGCAGTATTTATgccttaaaaaactttaaacttaggTGAGCATAATGAGTGATACTATTAGAACAAATTTCAGCCCAAACCCTGTCCAAAAGGATCAGTCCAATTTGGTACCCACAATTGGTTTTCAACATCACCATTCATTGGATGTGATGCAGCCATTGGATGTTTTCCTGGGGGTTTATATATGtagcttttaatttttctgtgATGAACCGTGTCTTGAATCCTCTTAGAACAgccatattgtaaaatttaccacaaataataaattaaaagtgattTATAGGCTAACATTGATGGTAAAAATtgctatgaaaacaaaaaaaacttatacaaagCAATTATTTAATGGCTCATATGAATAGTGTGTTTACACATTCTTTCTTACATTTgttgtgtaataaaattattttatatgttctactggatggttattattttttatctttaattataaataaatgaaataatgcaataggaaaatatatatttatatttataaataaacatagctAGAAATGTTCAAGATGcttttaattattacacattacaatcacattaaaactcatattttttaaaacaggaATAATAAATCATCATATAATaatatgctgtagatggagcttatattggtcacttttaacttagatgaaaaacataaaaccaatatttaagacttttttattgatttgtgaggcctttcaacagcgaggctgtcttcttcagacacatcacaaaagtaaatacaaaaagtaaatttgattattaataatagttaacatatgtgatttaatattaatttgtcctgtgtggcgtagtttgtaaatacaattaaattattactggtattatactatatcaattttgaatgttatttttgtaatcttcgtttaagtaatattgaattttgtattggtccatcttcttgatttaatagatcttctgtatttgtttgattaatgtaatatgactcccatgcatttaaatatcttggagtgttaacatgttttaataattttaggtttttctgtgatatagtgtgtccagtattgatacagtgatgtgcgacggccgatttttcttctctgttgaatttaatgtgggagcaatgttctttatatcgtgtatgaatttttcttcttgtttgtccaatgtattttttgttgcagtcatcacatttaatttggtatatacctgatttattaatattttcttctttatcttttggatttttcaatttattcttcaatttgcttgttgttttatatgtgacgtctttatttgtatgttttttgaatgatttttgtacatctttagatatatttgtccatgtagtgcttatccaatttgtgtttgtgtctttaataggtaaaagtgttgtctttgactttttgtcatgtttcttttttgcttttttaaatatatgttcgactaaatctgttttatatccattaaaaacggcaacatcttttatgtacttaagttcttttttgaatttttcttgtgatagaggagtgtttaataatctatatatcattgaatggaagactgctcgtttttgtgttggtggatgatttgagtcatttgttataaaacgatcagtatgtgttggtttacgatatatatcgaattccaatcgttttgaaattgtgttttttattactaaaatatctaaaaatggtagtgagttgttggattcaatttcatgagtaaatttaatgctggagtaaaatgaatttaggttgtttataaagttattaaggttttcatttttgttgaatactgcaaatatatcgtcaacatatcgaatccaaattcttggaaagtatggtagagattcttttactaaaatttcaaagtgactcatgaaaatatttgcaatgaagcatgacaaaggatttcccattgctgttccatcagtttgaaaataaaataagtttttgaactggaaacaattttgattcatacatagattaattagaagcatgtactcttcaacttctttgcttgataaatgtatagactgaagccaatcttgtattaagagaattgtagtgttcataggtacgttaggatatagagaagtaacatcaaaagacactaagtactcatcatcttcaatttcaatattttttactaaatttaaaaaacagatatgaatttttaaatttagtaaaaaatattgaaattgaagatgatgagtacttagtgtcttttgatgttacttctctatatcctaacgtacctatgaacactacaattctcttaatacaagattggcttcagtctatacatttatcaagcaaagaagttgaagagtacatgcttctaattaatctatgtatgaatcaaaattgtttccagttcaaaaacttaatttattttcaaactgatggaacagcaatgggaaatcctttgtcatgcttcattgcaaatattttcatgagtcactttgaaattttagtaaaagaatctctaccatactttccaagaatttggattcgatatgttgacgatatatttgcagtattcaacaaaaatgaaaaccttaataactttataaacaacctaaattcattttactccagcattaaatttactcatgaaattgaatccaacaactcactaccatttttagatattttagtaataaaaaacacaatttcaaaacgattggaattcgatatatatcgtaaaccaacacatactgatcgttttataacaaatgactcaaatcatccaccaacacaaaaacgagcagtcttccattcaatgatatatagattattaaacactcctctatcacaagaaaaattcaaaaaagaacttaagtacataaaagatgttgccgtttttaatggatataaaacagatttagtcgaacatatatttaaaaaagcaaaaaagaaacatgacaaaaagtcaaagacaacacttttacctattaaagacacaaacacaaattggataagcactacatggacaaatatatctaaagatgtacaaaaatcattcaaaaaacatacaaataaagacgtcacatataaaacaacaagcaaattgaagaataaattgaaaaatccaaaagataaagaagaaaatattaataaatcaggtatataccaaattaaatgtgatgactgcaacaaaaaatacattggacaaacaagaagaaaaattcatacacgatataaagaacattgctcccacattaaattcaacagagaagaaaaatcggccgtcgcacatcactgtatcaatactggacacactatcacagaaaaacctaaaattattaaaacatgttaacactccaagatatttaaatgcatgggagtcatattacattaatcaaacaaatacagaagatctattaaatcaagaagatggaccaatacaaaattcaatattacttaaacga of the Homalodisca vitripennis isolate AUS2020 chromosome X, UT_GWSS_2.1, whole genome shotgun sequence genome contains:
- the LOC124369394 gene encoding uncharacterized protein LOC124369394, which produces MVLRTSRTPEDRQPSQTDTQTPSHVQPGVPVRYPGTTGTTPWNYSPGSCNVTPRGVLVTLYTVKSVIQAISMCNTEPIPLRRLSVMPELVVSYDLKYMPSGDFSSSVVHVHGLNNNLSECVPELVVSYDLKYMPSGDFSSSAVHVHGLNNNLSECNARYIRALEKEQCTGRIEDKTETIARKKDYDLKLKKLKKESVAAHISNSENKPRALWQIINKEKTARHKTNNQIHLQINGKILHNPAEVADCFNKFFSSIAQRTLQNSHLNATNTTSQNPPPLTNNTFQFEPTTKEEVKKTIDSMKTKTSSGLDNISSKLAKICKEEISDPLTHIINISLQQGIYPEKLKTAKVYPKYKKGPTTDMTSYRPISLISTFSKIIEKIVLERLLQYLEHNSLLTKHQHGFMKGRSTTTALIQLIEHVIDKLEEGHTATSLFLDFTKAFDCLNHKRLLQKLKSMGVKDKTADWFWNYLNNRKQLVEIQYTKNNLLEKVQSKTADMQMGVPQGSVLGPVLFLLLTNDLPDYLEHICHTTIYGIALWGGTANCNMEKILRQQKLAIRALEGLQYQESCREAFRKLKILTVVNLYILEVILHTVHSRKTRNRDLHQYHTRHVLDFTLPVHHLSLTARKPSYKGAAYFNKLPESLKNEPPKRLKKALTAWLQERPFYSESEFLNL